Proteins from a single region of Campylobacter sp. RM16704:
- the rpsR gene encoding 30S ribosomal protein S18 encodes MAEKRKYSRKYCKYTEAKVDFIDYKDTALLKHALSERFKIMPRRLTGTSKKHQEMVEVAIKRARHVALIPYIVDRKEVVTNPFEGL; translated from the coding sequence ATGGCAGAAAAAAGAAAATACTCACGCAAATATTGTAAATATACTGAAGCTAAAGTGGATTTTATTGATTATAAAGATACAGCATTATTAAAACATGCTTTATCAGAAAGATTTAAAATCATGCCACGCCGTTTAACAGGCACTAGTAAAAAACACCAAGAAATGGTGGAGGTCGCTATTAAAAGAGCTAGACATGTAGCACTTATCCCTTACATAGTAGATAGAAAAGAAGTTGTTACTAATCCTTTTGAAGGACTATAA
- a CDS encoding single-stranded DNA-binding protein, with protein sequence MFNKVVLVGNLTRDIEMRYAPSGSAIGSSAIAVTRRFSANTGEKREETCFIDISFFGRTAEIANQYLGKGSKILIEGRLRFEQWTDQNGQNRSKHSIQVENLEMLGSAIQNNQQNNFDNQNYGYNQNFNQQQSFDPYAQVQTRTNSSNTYQNTQKDAPLKEIDIDKYDDDTELPF encoded by the coding sequence ATGTTTAATAAAGTCGTTTTAGTAGGTAATCTTACAAGGGACATAGAGATGCGTTATGCTCCATCAGGTAGTGCAATAGGCTCTTCTGCTATAGCAGTAACAAGAAGATTTAGTGCAAACACAGGAGAAAAAAGAGAAGAAACCTGCTTTATCGACATTAGTTTTTTTGGTAGAACAGCAGAAATTGCAAATCAATACCTTGGAAAAGGCAGTAAAATACTGATCGAAGGTCGTCTAAGATTTGAGCAATGGACTGACCAAAATGGGCAAAATAGATCAAAACATAGCATTCAAGTTGAAAATTTAGAAATGCTAGGTTCAGCTATACAAAATAATCAGCAAAATAATTTTGACAATCAAAATTATGGTTATAACCAAAATTTTAATCAACAACAAAGTTTTGACCCTTATGCTCAAGTACAAACTAGAACAAATTCATCAAATACATATCAAAACACTCAAAAAGATGCACCTTTGAAAGAAATTGATATAGATAAATATGATGATGATACAGAATTACCATTTTAA
- the holA gene encoding DNA polymerase III subunit delta, translated as MYKNQLQNLLNNDNFPNFFLLYGVDNFQIELYAKFIKDKYSFDESLKFYFEEYDFKQAYDYLSSASLFSEKKLLEIKTQKKIPNKELKQLVEICQKSQDNYFLLEIYDEISKQNEVEKIFNNNFCRFYKVNSAKEGIELLTLKAKELNIDITQNALFTLFYNFNENLYLAANELNKFSGLNIDEKIIQEHCYSLSTISFESFFDNLMKNKDLRKDLENILDNYNEIALINALYANFLRLFKIVLYIKVYGNLDLKEILGYAPPISVAQNLQKQAFMIKIPQYKNIFTALCNCEYELKTNSKIEKKEFLVATLLQISSILKS; from the coding sequence ATGTATAAAAATCAACTTCAAAACCTACTTAACAATGATAATTTTCCTAATTTTTTCTTACTTTATGGAGTAGATAATTTTCAGATAGAACTTTATGCCAAATTTATTAAAGATAAATATTCTTTTGATGAAAGTTTAAAATTTTATTTTGAAGAGTATGATTTTAAACAAGCATATGATTATTTATCTAGTGCTTCATTATTTAGTGAAAAAAAGTTATTAGAAATTAAAACCCAAAAGAAAATTCCAAACAAAGAACTCAAGCAACTTGTTGAAATTTGCCAAAAATCACAAGATAATTATTTTTTACTTGAAATTTATGATGAAATTTCCAAACAAAATGAAGTGGAAAAAATTTTTAATAATAATTTTTGTAGATTTTATAAAGTTAATTCAGCAAAAGAAGGTATAGAATTATTGACTTTAAAAGCTAAAGAATTAAACATTGATATAACACAAAATGCACTTTTTACTCTCTTTTATAATTTTAATGAGAATTTATACTTAGCGGCTAATGAATTAAATAAATTTAGCGGATTAAATATTGATGAAAAAATTATTCAAGAACATTGTTATAGTTTAAGCACTATTAGTTTTGAAAGTTTTTTTGACAATCTTATGAAAAATAAAGACTTAAGAAAAGATCTTGAAAATATATTAGATAATTACAATGAAATTGCATTGATTAACGCTTTATATGCGAATTTTTTAAGACTTTTTAAAATAGTTTTATATATAAAAGTTTATGGAAATTTAGATTTAAAAGAAATTTTAGGCTATGCCCCACCTATTTCTGTGGCACAAAATTTACAAAAGCAAGCTTTTATGATAAAAATACCACAATATAAAAACATTTTTACAGCACTTTGTAATTGTGAATATGAACTAAAAACAAATTCAAAAATAGAAAAAAAAGAATTTTTAGTTGCTACACTATTACAGATTAGTTCTATACTAAAAAGTTAA
- the rpsF gene encoding 30S ribosomal protein S6 — protein MKHYEVLFILKPTLTEEEVSAKLEFVKEVLTKNNAQIESVVPMGTRKLAYKIKKYERGTYFVIYFKAPTNLIAELERILRITEEIIRFLIVKYENKKEIAAWEKLSKGIKQNKKEIKVSENTEG, from the coding sequence ATGAAACACTATGAAGTTTTATTCATATTAAAACCAACGCTTACGGAAGAAGAAGTAAGTGCTAAGTTGGAATTCGTAAAAGAAGTCCTTACAAAAAATAATGCACAAATAGAAAGCGTAGTTCCAATGGGAACAAGAAAACTTGCGTATAAAATTAAAAAATACGAAAGAGGAACCTATTTTGTGATATACTTTAAAGCTCCTACAAATTTAATTGCTGAGCTTGAAAGAATATTAAGAATCACTGAAGAAATAATTAGATTTTTAATTGTAAAATATGAAAATAAAAAGGAAATTGCTGCTTGGGAGAAACTAAGCAAAGGTATCAAACAAAATAAAAAAGAAATAAAAGTTAGCGAAAATACGGAAGGCTAA
- the ilvC gene encoding ketol-acid reductoisomerase yields MAVSIYYDKDCDINLIKSKKVAIIGFGSQGHAHAMNLRDSGVEVIVGLKEGGQSWAKAQKANFVVKSVKEATKEADLIMILAPDEIQSEIFNEEIKPELKTGKTLAFAHGFNIHYGQIVAPVGIDVIMIAPKAPGHTVRHEFSIGGGTPCLIAIHQDESKNAKNLALSYASAIGGGRTGIIETTFKAETETDLFGEQAVLCGGLSALIQAGFETLVEAGYEPEMAYFECLHEMKLIVDLIYQGGIADMRYSVSNTAEYGDYITGPKIVTKETKEAMKNVLKDIQNGSFAKDFILERRANFARMHAERKLMNDSLIEKTGRELRAMMPWISAKKLVDKDKN; encoded by the coding sequence ATGGCTGTTTCTATTTATTATGATAAAGATTGTGATATCAATTTAATAAAGTCAAAAAAAGTAGCTATTATAGGTTTTGGCTCTCAAGGCCATGCTCATGCTATGAATTTAAGAGATAGTGGAGTAGAAGTAATTGTAGGTCTAAAAGAGGGTGGACAAAGTTGGGCAAAAGCTCAAAAAGCGAATTTTGTAGTAAAAAGTGTGAAAGAAGCTACCAAAGAAGCAGATTTGATTATGATTTTAGCTCCTGATGAAATTCAAAGTGAAATTTTTAATGAAGAAATAAAACCTGAATTAAAAACAGGTAAAACTTTGGCATTTGCACATGGTTTTAATATCCACTATGGACAAATTGTTGCTCCAGTAGGTATAGATGTGATCATGATAGCTCCTAAAGCTCCAGGACATACTGTAAGACATGAATTTAGCATAGGTGGTGGAACGCCTTGCTTAATTGCTATCCATCAAGATGAAAGTAAAAATGCAAAAAATTTAGCTTTAAGTTATGCTAGTGCTATAGGTGGTGGTAGAACGGGCATTATAGAAACAACTTTCAAAGCTGAAACTGAAACAGACTTATTTGGTGAACAAGCAGTACTTTGTGGGGGACTTAGTGCTTTAATCCAAGCAGGTTTTGAAACCTTGGTTGAAGCAGGGTATGAGCCTGAAATGGCTTATTTTGAGTGTTTACATGAAATGAAGTTGATTGTGGATTTGATTTATCAAGGTGGTATTGCTGATATGAGATATTCTGTTTCTAATACTGCTGAATATGGAGATTATATCACAGGGCCTAAGATTGTCACAAAAGAAACCAAAGAAGCTATGAAAAATGTTTTAAAAGATATACAAAATGGAAGTTTTGCTAAAGATTTTATCTTAGAAAGAAGAGCAAATTTTGCAAGAATGCATGCAGAGCGTAAATTAATGAATGACTCTTTGATAGAAAAAACAGGACGTGAACTTCGTGCTATGATGCCTTGGATTAGTGCTAAAAAATTAGTTGATAAAGATAAAAACTAA
- a CDS encoding RNB domain-containing ribonuclease translates to MKELFNQLSYGLNANEITNKNKQIIRELLTCDIVKFYKNKYYLKDGFTFGKIDISSNGTGFLESFDHTLKRDLLIENKNLKGANYADIVVAKLLPLKKKRPNAKVILILKRAHETSLVITKKYGEVVLGVNIQTGLTCALKASQKSLKALPLGTILKIENHDNNITEVIGHIDDEFVDEKISLALFNKNAVFDTLCENEARAYGNEVDASMYPSRKDIRNLNFCTIDPVDAKDFDDAIYYDKNEHAIYIAIADVSTYVHAYSAIDKEARSRGFSIYFPHIAIPMLPRALSENICSLKPNEDRLAFCFKISLDKNNEVIKEELFEAIINSKRRFNYDEVDKYLQNHEDLGVIDWLYDAFKITQNLRKKRLKNACEFKTQELRMSLDENNRLIQTRLESDTASHNLIEDCMLLANKAAAKLIDVGVFRNHLSPDYKKINQLLSDLSTLSIDINPKNNVIELFKDIQVLANELNIREEVDKLIIKAQKKAEYSSENAGHFGLGFDRYTHFTSPIRRYSDLILHRLLKAKINNDEKMFNYLLLNIQSTCEELSLLEREADKVAWYFIDRKFARWAKYNIGKKFKALVIENQSSLQVKLNDDIKGALITVVGSRANLLENVEVEITEVDIVSAKIFGKITKHFNLERSQNV, encoded by the coding sequence ATGAAAGAATTATTTAATCAACTAAGCTATGGTCTAAATGCCAATGAAATTACCAATAAAAATAAGCAAATCATTAGAGAATTATTAACTTGTGATATTGTTAAATTTTATAAAAACAAATACTATTTAAAAGATGGTTTTACTTTTGGTAAAATTGATATTTCATCTAATGGAACAGGATTTTTAGAAAGTTTTGATCATACTCTTAAGCGTGACTTGCTCATAGAAAATAAAAATTTAAAAGGAGCAAATTATGCTGATATAGTTGTAGCAAAATTACTCCCTCTTAAAAAAAAGCGTCCAAATGCTAAAGTTATTTTAATACTCAAAAGAGCTCATGAAACTTCTTTGGTTATAACTAAAAAATATGGTGAGGTTGTACTTGGAGTTAATATACAAACAGGTTTAACATGTGCTTTAAAAGCTTCTCAAAAATCTTTAAAGGCTTTACCTTTGGGAACTATTTTAAAAATAGAAAATCATGATAATAATATCACAGAAGTAATAGGACACATTGATGATGAATTTGTAGATGAAAAAATCTCTTTAGCACTTTTTAATAAAAATGCAGTTTTTGACACTTTATGTGAGAATGAAGCAAGAGCTTATGGAAATGAAGTTGATGCAAGTATGTATCCTTCAAGAAAAGATATTAGAAATTTAAATTTTTGCACCATTGATCCAGTTGATGCAAAAGATTTTGATGATGCAATTTATTACGATAAAAATGAACATGCTATTTATATAGCTATAGCTGATGTAAGTACTTATGTACACGCATATAGTGCCATTGATAAAGAAGCAAGATCAAGAGGATTTTCTATCTATTTTCCACATATTGCTATACCTATGCTACCAAGAGCTTTAAGTGAAAATATTTGCTCACTAAAACCTAATGAAGACAGACTAGCATTTTGCTTTAAAATAAGCTTAGATAAAAATAATGAAGTAATTAAAGAAGAACTTTTTGAGGCTATCATTAACTCAAAACGCCGTTTTAACTATGATGAAGTTGATAAGTATTTACAAAATCATGAAGATTTGGGAGTAATTGATTGGCTTTATGATGCTTTTAAAATTACCCAAAATTTACGCAAAAAACGCTTGAAAAATGCATGTGAATTTAAAACTCAAGAGCTTAGAATGAGTTTAGATGAAAACAACAGACTTATTCAAACACGCCTTGAAAGCGATACAGCTTCACATAATCTGATAGAAGATTGTATGCTTTTAGCAAATAAAGCTGCAGCTAAACTTATAGATGTAGGAGTTTTTAGAAACCATTTAAGCCCTGATTATAAAAAAATCAATCAACTACTTTCTGATTTATCTACTCTTAGTATAGATATAAATCCTAAAAATAATGTTATAGAACTATTCAAAGATATTCAAGTCTTGGCAAATGAGCTAAATATAAGAGAAGAAGTAGACAAACTCATCATAAAAGCACAAAAAAAAGCAGAATACTCTAGTGAAAATGCTGGACATTTTGGCTTAGGTTTTGATAGATATACTCATTTTACAAGCCCTATTAGAAGATATTCTGATCTTATTTTACATAGACTTTTAAAAGCTAAAATCAACAATGATGAAAAAATGTTTAATTATTTGCTTTTAAATATACAAAGCACTTGTGAAGAATTAAGTTTACTAGAAAGAGAAGCAGATAAAGTAGCATGGTATTTTATAGATAGAAAATTTGCAAGATGGGCAAAATATAATATAGGAAAAAAATTTAAAGCTTTAGTGATAGAAAATCAAAGTTCATTGCAAGTTAAATTAAATGATGATATTAAAGGAGCTTTGATTACTGTCGTAGGTTCAAGAGCAAATTTATTAGAAAATGTGGAAGTAGAAATTACTGAAGTAGATATTGTTAGTGCTAAAATTTTTGGCAAAATCACTAAGCATTTTAACTTAGAAAGAAGTCAAAATGTATAA